The genomic segment GAGGCTAAAATCCCACTGCGGGCCATCCGGTACAGGCTGAAGGCAGCATGCTGAAGGAGCGTCTGAGCGAGCAGGAAGACGAGCTGAAGAGCACAAAGGAAGACGCCGAGAAGAAGGACCAGCGCATCGACGAGCTCCAGAGGTTACTGGGCGGCATGGAGAAGGAGAGCGCCGCCTTGAGGGAGACCATCCGCGAGCGGGAGGAGGAACTCCTCGAGCTACGGCGCTTCAGAGAGGAGGGCCCCAAAGGAGACCAGAGGTTGGAACTTTTTGGGGGTCCCGGGGCACTTGCACGAATGGACTCGTGTCCATTCTGGAATCTTAGAACATATGAAATCGGGACTTTTGGATGACTATTAGTCTTTGGGTGTTGAGAACATGTTCTGGGGGTGGTTCAAAGGTCATTTgaggggtagaaagaagacccTGCTTCGAGGTTAGTACTTTGAAAGGGTCCAGGAACTTTTGTGGGTAGGTACGGAGGTAAATTTGGTGCAAAGGTAACTTGTGCTGTAACTGTAGAAAGCAAATTTGCAGTAAGAGCAAAAATCACCTGTGCCGCCTCACTCACCTTCAATTTCGTGTGTGGCGCTGTTCAGGGCAGAGCAgttggagaaggaggttgccATTCTCAAGGAGAAGATCCACCATCTGGACGACATGCTGAAATGCCAGCAGAGGAAAGTCAGACACATGATTGAACAGGTGGGACGAGACGCACGTCGCAACACCCGGAGGGGGAGGAAGACATCGTTTGTATTCGCGACAGGGTTTGATCCCCTGGTTTGCTCGCTTTCAGCTTCAGAACTCTCGCATGGTGATCCAGGAGCGCGATCGCGTCATCAAAGAGCTGGAGGAGAAAGTGGCTTTGCTGGAAGCGGAGGTAAGAAGGCCTTTATTCTTCTgctcagagagaaaaaaaatcaaaaatgtgaGATGGTAAAGGTCAATTCGCCTTTCTGCCAAGTGAGGCGATACGCCAAAGACAAAATGGATCTATTGTCCGTTTTGAGGAAGCTGGCTTGAACTTACCTCGTTATTTGACCTCGTCTGGGTGCAGAACCGAGAGATGCGCGATCAGATGGATCACTTCCTGGGAGGACAGCAGAGCAGTTCTTACCTTTCATCGGAGCAGAACCCAAAGATTGTATACAGGtaacggccattttgtcacatcAAACCTATTTTAAactcaagaaaatattttcaaaattcttaAATGTCAtacaagtgttaaaaaaaatctatcaattCTGTATTGTTTCAACATGCCAATCAAAATACTCCGCAATTAATTagtttcacccccaaaaaaaatcaaacaaccgATTATTAAATGAcatacacaatttttttaaagtattggcTCTCACCTCggtacactttttaaaatgtatcttcGTCCTGTTCTTGCCTTGGCAGCAAACCATTCAAGCTGTCCACCTCCTCCAACAAGCCGCTTCCGTTCATAAAGGTCATTGAGATCAAGTCTTGAGTCTCTTGAGAAGCaccaaaggtgttttttttgtttgtggactgaaaccaaacagcagctcagacgGACCACCTTGCGTTGACGTGGCAAGATCCGAGCTGAGCTTTCACTACTATTTGCCCTCATGAAGTACGCACTGCACTCTCTGTCCTGTACAgtacttttaaatgtttaacACATGTTCCGTAATGCACATGCGCAAAGTACTGCAGGCTTTTAAGTAGGCAATTAAGTTTGTTTAAATAACAGTTATGTGTAGCGTCAATGTTACAGTCACTGCAATCTTCTGTCTACTTGTGTAGTATGAAGCTTGAccataaaggatattttatacTGTTGTCGGAATTTAGAATAACAGTTTTAACGTAAGCACTTAATGAAACCGTGCAGAAATCGAAGCTGACAAAACTGCATCAtagaagtgtctttttttttcaccttttaaaGCATTTCAGTTTGCTGtcatgatacaatacaatacaatacaatacatgctgatttatatagcgctttcacaacagcggcagctgtaacaaagcgctttacaaaacagttaacataaagtaaaataataaacacaacacataacataaaacacggacagtcgtgcagtcctaaccacttttccgtcacacgctttgttgtttgaagcggtttgagatgaaagaggagagaatcaaagtgtcctttaaccagtggatcagagacgtcatgctcaaaatgtgcacacgtcggctacaagctaagtttcaaagtcaacaagaagctgtagcattcattgacgaaaaaagagattggttcacttctcctgtcccatggaaatccatttcaattccaagcggcaactcacggttccaaatacgaatcggcgctcttcgccaacgctcctctctcctcatcctcaacttcagcggccatccatccagccgcaccaacgccaactgtccaacagcgctgacatagccactgaacaaatcggggttgtgaaaaatgctgcccattactggcgcaaaaaacacaagcgccccaggtctatccagcaccgacagtcaatggcgccgacattcctcccaatcaaaaatctgtgctggtacaggggtgctgccgagaaggcgcaaccaccaagcacagatactgctcctttgacgaatgtcgtggccaaaaagcgctgaaaacagtccatatcaggtccacacaatgaaacaacaaacaacatgtgacaaaacaaaagacaaaaacagcaaaaaagaacaaaaaagaacaaaaaagcaaggctcttgaagagaacttgccgaaggctgcctactcgggcgccatcttggaaaaaaaaaaaaaaaaagtaggtaaCAACGACACAATGGCCAAGCTCAAGTCCGGTTTTGATGACtccccaaaacattcattcattcattcatcttccgagccgcttgatcctcactcatGATGTAAATGTGTTCACATGAATGTTctttcaatttttaatttacTAAAAGCTGTctactttgtatttatttatattattaaaagCTTTCAACTAATTAAATGTCTTGTTGTTTGGTTTTCCAGAAGGCCATCAATTTTAAGCACTATTTAAAATAGTTATTTGGGTGGCCTGATAAAATATTTGTGGCATGCTCTCGTCACAATAAcctaaatatttaaataatgataaataatTATACAGATAGATCTTGCAAATACACTactaaaacgtttttaaaatcaatgttggtgattaaaaaaaaagacggacgTCCATGTCGCATATAAAGCTTGTAGGCGCCCTCTGCTGGTCCTTCTGCGCACCACAGTCAAGAACTGAGAAGAAAAGTTCGACCACCAAAAACTATTGAGGTCACAGTTTCATTTAGAAAATTACAGAGAAATTACAATCTTGGCATTCAGACGTTAGAGTAGCTTTCTGGGATAAATCCAAATAACAGACGTCCGAAAATCGCGTTACATTCAGAAAGAACTGATGCACtgcaaataaattcaattgCATTGAAATTATGTAATTCAGTAAATCATGTTAaggcatgaaaaaataaaatatagaaattgaaaaataagtGCATGCATTTCACTAAATGTGATTAGCTCTCATGCTATCATTAAAGTGGTCATACAGGaagcgtgtttttttgttttttcacatcgGCGCAATAAATACTGATTGTCTTATCATTCCCACATACCATCATGGTTTCAGTTTTGGTCAAGTCAACTCCATGAGTACATCACATAGACCTGATGCTTGCAAGTATCAAGCAAAAACTGCGAGTGAGAGGGAGGAATTATATGGaggaggattagggccaatgaaagcaaaacgaaaaaaaaactgcctgaTTTAAGTTGTAAACTTGTGAAAATTAAGGTgtccccccccgaaaaaaaaaagtaccagtaGATATTTTGAGGATACAGTTCGATATTATCCAGGGGAAAAAAGCTCACGATTAACATCGTCATGCTGTATTACGAAAATAAAGTTGTTCGTACCAAAACAGCCAAAGTACAGAATATtttatagatttatttttagaatttttttcaactcaaaaTTCTCATGAGTACAACTTAAATctctttgttcttctttttgtttccaaCTGCCTAATACTCCTCCATGACAATACATATTGATATTTAAAAGTAACACTTTGAGCGGCGTACATATACACTCATAGGGTTTTTATCATGTTgcttcagaggaaaaaaaaactgaatcagcccccccccaaaaaaaaattatcaagaaATGTTTACTTGATCCctgattaaatttttttgaattttgatGAGTGTGATCTACAGTAAGACATAATCTCTCTATGAAGCAGCAAACTGTCCACGCGACGAGACGAGaacaaataagacatttgcaaaaacaTCCACTTTTACTTTGGTAAAAATGAGCaagatttttgccaattttctgACCTATAAcaaaccagtaactgaatcataatcaaTTGATGTTTGCGCACTTTCTGTACTGTCAACTTGAAACCATGTCCTGTCCTGGGAAAAGGGGacagaaattcaacaatgttgttttttccccttttttaatCTGATCCATCAGTGAATTGAAAAAAGTTTACAGatgaattaattattattataaaagttAGTTGCTGCCCCATTTGCAAACATTAAGTCTCCTTTGAAAGATCACaccttatttttattgattgaaagtgcaattttgaatttgttttcgaCACCAAACAAAGTTATTAATGGAACGTAATGACTTTTTTCTcttgaaaaatattaattattttgCCATTCAAGGGCACACTTTAGTTACATTTAATCAACGTCagaatgacaaagaaaaaagcttTCCCCTGAAACGAGTCCCTGAACCAAAAAGGTTTGAGAAACCTGCTACAGAAAACGGGCAGCTGTTGTAACAAAAAACGCCTCTAGATGGCGCCAACCTTCGCTTCCATTCATTCTTACAATGTGCTGTCGAGTGTGTTGTACTTGTCCTTAAAGTTCTTGAGCTCCAGCAAATTCCTGGTCCTCTTGATGCGCTGCTGTGCCGCCGACGTGAGGTGGGCCCGCGACGATGGGGAGGAGCTTACGGGCTCAGCGGGTGGGGTCAAATCCTTTGCGGCAATCTGGTGCCGCTGGCTTGCCGTGCTGCTGCTATTGCTACCGCTTCTGCTCTGGCTCTTGACACTGAAACCACAAGCGGGAGAAAGCGATCACTCCGGGCTCATAATTAAAATTCCGCACTAGGATTAGCGTCGGTGTTTACTCACACACTGGCCAGTTCAGTGAGAGCCTCCTGGTATTTACTGAGTTCTGCTTCACCAAAAGCCTGCGGATATTGTTCATGTGGCATGTTAAAATGACTGCGAGAATGCTGAAGGAGTGAACAAGCTGGCAAAATGTTTGTCTGTTGGGTGTGCCTGCATTTGCCGATGAAACTCAAAGCAGTATACACATTTTAAGAGAAGAAATTAGGACACACTTGTTGATGTTTTAAAAGTAAGTTGAGATGTTTCGGTTCATTGTGTGAGTACGATGAATCCTGCTGCTCCATCGCTCGTTCTAAAGTAAGAAGCGCTGCTATTTTGCGGAACTTTTTCTGTCGAGCTGACTGACATACAGTTTTATCCTTGATGTTGTGGTAATTCTACTTTTGGCCACTGTGTGGCAGCACACGATTGTTTAACAGAGTCGCTCTTTTTGCTCTCAATatatgaaatgtttttgaagtttgtattatttttgagtGTACTTCAAGTAAGTGACATAAAAGCTATAAAAATATGCCAACGGAGTATTCAAGCAGCTATTTCTGGTTATTTCTATATCGCAGAGTTCACTTCACTCATTGCGGGGGTGCCTCACTTCATGCATATTaggagagagacaaagagtCTGACCTTGTCCCCATGGCGTGCTTTATTGTAGCCATCCAGCACCATGTCAATCAGACCCTTCTGGCCGTCCCGGAAGAGGCAGTGTGAATTTTTTAGCTGCAGAAGCCAAGTTCTGAATCGTTTTCCCGTCACAGCAGTGGAGGATCCGCCCAGCTCCCAAAAAGGGAAatctggacagaaaaaaaaggtttgccatccatttaaataaattcaaatagTCATCTgccatgacatttttgttttctttacagTACTTGTCTGTCCTTTTCAGAAAGAACATGAGGAAGCAGAACCTTGTTTACACAGCCATTGCGGGTTCACATATTCAtgctataattttttttcactaatccgcttatcctcacaagggtcacggacgtgctttggagcctatcccagctgtctttgggcccccaaacacccagaactggttgtttagaaaaaagacaaaaaactaTTTAGTGACCTGTCTCTCTGATGGCGTCCAATGCTCTCATCCTGTACTGGTACTCACAGGtagctgcaacacacacacacagacacacacacacttatttcaAAGAATAGAGCTATGTGTGTGTAAGACTGGATTGATAATGCCAGTCCAAAAGCAAAATTCCAATTTTAATGAGCAAAAACTGATTTTCATCCAGTGTCTATTTCCATGCATACTGCAAgtgacacatactgtataccaAATGTTGATGTTCATGTTCACAAAACAGGAAAAGCAACACGAACACGCAGAAAGCCAAGGtgtagtcttaaaaaaaaaaaagatatttggaCTATATTGAAACTATACATTTCTAATGtagcatatttatcacatagTGTAGATCCAGCTTGAATGTGTAGTTCGTGATGAACAGACCTGATTTTAGCCGCTCATCCTCTGGAGACAGCAGACGAGGCTCAAAGTGGATTTTCTGAACTTGGCACAGTTTGGCTTCGATTTCTTGCCTTAGCTCCttcaacaaaaaccaaaaacacaatGTAGCAGCAATACCAAGACGGTCACTATGTATTACTGTACTTCAGAAGGACAGGTTACCTTTGGAGCATTGTGACCAATGGGAACGTGGGGTCCCCGTCGAGATTTCATGGCCAGTCGCATAATTTGCCTTTTCACAAAGATGAACAGCAGTACAAAGAcctaaaagaaaaagacaagaatAACACAATGGCTTCATCCATAGAAGGCTTAATATTGCACCCATTAATCGCCGCAACAGAAACATGCCACCACTAGATTCTGATGATTACAACATTCACAGTTACAATAatgagtgttgttttgtatttttagtcCTGGAAATACAGGAAACAGGTTCTGGTGCATCATACCAAGAAGTGACATTAGCAGCTGTGGAGACTGTTACTGGACATTCATGACTCAGCTATTATTAAGCGAGGGCTGAATAAATGTCGTTGTACTGAGCCCGACTTACCAGACTACCAAAGGCCATGACGAGCACGACGTTGACGCTCGACAGAGGAGAATCGCTTCGCATTTTACACTTTGACTTTTACTTTCACTCCtccctaaaaaacaaacaaaataaaaacaagcgcGACAACAGTTGCAAGGCTGCGTCTGCTTACGAGTCGTCCTTCGAGCGCGAACTGCGACGCTAACATGCAGCAAAACGacactttaaaatgcacttttaaaaagttaagGCTCGGAGAAATGTAAACGTTGCTTTTGAAAAGTTACATGTCGCCGTCGAGTTTGTTGACTTCCGGGTTGGTCACGTGATGTCGGCGACGTTTAGTGACGGCTTCTTTAACTTAACACATGAAATTCGGACAGCAGCGCCATTAacaacacaatttaaaacaagaaaCTGTATAATATTATACATGTCCATGTCACcccattgtatttgtgttttaccAAAACCGTTACTGTAAGGCAGGTCCAAGTGTTATACCTGTCAACCATTTTCCCATACAACAATGGCGCTTTTCTTCCATTGTGTGCTCATCCGTGGAAGGCTGTCGAAATGCTGAATGTGGGCAACATTTGCATCAATCCCTTGGGGACACTGAGTGCTTTCTTGTGTCAAGAACAAGGGTGGGTGTCAATGTTGGAGTCAAACTGACAGACGTTGTGAATAAGACCTCAAAAGCCTCTTGGCCATTGATTGATTTCAGGGTCTTGGAACATGGCCTGCAATGAGCTCAATGCTGCCTGACTTTTGACACTCGTCAGTCATTCTCGAAAGGTGACATGAAAACCAGTCTGTCTGTGCCAGGCTACCCATACAAAGAATAATATGTCGACCATCCAAGAAACAGCGTAAGTAGAACTGCATTTCTCATGTCTCGACACATTTACGTTTTCAtttagaggagtttcatttagaGTTGGAGGATTCATTGTATTGGGAAATATTTCccatctgtgtttgttttttttcccaccaataTATTTACCGGAACTATGGCTTTACTCCTACATCACCGTCGTCATATGGCCATTTTGACTTGCATACGTAGTCGCCGTAGGAACGTAACTACATCATAAAACACCGACCTGTAATCAATAATCTGGTGCCTACACCTATTGCAGAATATGACACCAAATTTAGGTTGGATCCTATCAATTCTGACTCAGTCATAATTGCTGGCCTCAGGTCACTTTGGCATTCGTGTTTTGGCACGGTGTTATGCTATGACGTTACGAACAGTGTGCAAGTTATTGCCTAAATGCGtgtttcattcaaaacatttactGTAACTATGGCTTCATTTCTGTGTTCGCGAGAGAGGTTAGTGACGATGGCGCGTTCTAATTTCGGTACAAATTTGGGATACATTGCTTCCGTAAGACGAAGCTCACTCACCCAGTTTAAGATTtacatgtaacaaaaaaaaaaaacgtcaacatCCTCTGTAAGCCTTTCTAGCCACAGTACTATTAGAAGCTTCTAGTAGAAACTGAAATGACAACCATGTGGTCCCAAAACCTCAACCAAACTATCCTGCATTTTTGACTGGCACCAATGttcaatttggaaagacagtaTACCTGGTGGCATTTCTTTGACGCCTGCATCCTAACACTCATTTGtgtcacaaaaatgacattttaaacttTCAAATTTCAAAGGAGCCACGTGAGCACTCATAAGTGGCGCTGTCAACAGAGGAGCGATGGATAGCTAGCTACGAGCGCTCAGTGACGTGAGCATTAAATATAACTACCGCTCCATTCCAAATTACTGggaagtgggggaaaaaaaatctagttcCGACCTCAAAGTTTTCTCgttaaaaataaactaaaaaccCTCTGACGACTTTGACAAACATGTCACACGCTGACAACaacttcatgtttttgtttggcagCCTCCTATGCTTTTTTGGCATAGATTTGTTCAAATGACTTCATGCAGTGCGACTGGAGCAACTTTACAGCACCGATTTGTGGTTATATTTCATAAAACCAATAAAAGCAGATGAATAAACAGTATATTTTTAGATTCTATTTTACTGCCATTGTAGATGTCCTATTTCTTTATCGCGGTGAAGTCACGGCACATAGATTTTTCACCAAATCCACTAGTGGAAACTTCCATTGCAAGTTTCCAAGTAGGAGATCGGAAATGTCCAAAATAACCGTCCGGtttatccatttaaaaaaatatatggttgAAGTGAACGTGCACTAGACTTTGCGTGCTTCTTGGTGATAGAAGACAAATCATCATCAAACGCATTAAAGTTACTTGATACAACAACAACGTGTCATCGGTTCAGGGAAGTTGAGCGACATCCACACATAGCGCTCTTTGGCAACTCCGTAATACGTAAGTGGCATTGAAACAGGAGTTTAAAGAGATTATCCTGCTCACGGAAATTCCTATTCTGTCACTATAATGACTATTGTCACCAGAGATGTCATTTAGTGGTATGCAAAAGTGTTGAATAGGCCTATAAAAGGCTTAGGCCTCACAACAATGTTCCGTATTACACAACCTGCATCTGATAATTTCCCCATCAAGCTAACATTACAGGATGTATAGGCATACGTGCTCATGCTTTGTTGTGCACGTCAACCGAGAAGTGTTCTTTTACATGTAGTTATCCCAGCTGGTATTTCTGCTGTCTACTTGAGCCCATTGTGTTGTCTGTTTCCAATTAAAGTACCTCTGTCATTATGTATTTGGATACCCGCCAGCCTGCACGATCGAACTCTGGTTAGCCTGAGGTACGTAGAAATTGAATGAGTCTTAATTCACGGTGAGATTGGCGCAATCAAGCGAGCTGAGGAGTGTTTCCCATGATGTCACACCATGCATGCTTGGAGATggttgaaagtgtgtgtgtgtgtgtgcggctgtTAAATAGC from the Hippocampus zosterae strain Florida chromosome 5, ASM2543408v3, whole genome shotgun sequence genome contains:
- the c5h1orf43 gene encoding protein C1orf43 homolog isoform X3 yields the protein MRLAMKSRRGPHVPIGHNAPKELRQEIEAKLCQVQKIHFEPRLLSPEDERLKSATCEYQYRMRALDAIRETDFPFWELGGSSTAVTGKRFRTWLLQLKNSHCLFRDGQKGLIDMVLDGYNKARHGDKAFGEAELSKYQEALTELASVVKSQSRSGSNSSSTASQRHQIAAKDLTPPAEPVSSSPSSRAHLTSAAQQRIKRTRNLLELKNFKDKYNTLDSTL
- the c5h1orf43 gene encoding protein C1orf43 homolog isoform X2; the protein is MRSDSPLSSVNVVLVMAFGSLVFVLLFIFVKRQIMRLAMKSRRGPHVPIGHNAPKELRQEIEAKLCQVQKIHFEPRLLSPEDERLKSDFPFWELGGSSTAVTGKRFRTWLLQLKNSHCLFRDGQKGLIDMVLDGYNKARHGDKAFGEAELSKYQEALTELASVVKSQSRSGSNSSSTASQRHQIAAKDLTPPAEPVSSSPSSRAHLTSAAQQRIKRTRNLLELKNFKDKYNTLDSTL
- the c5h1orf43 gene encoding protein C1orf43 homolog isoform X1 yields the protein MRSDSPLSSVNVVLVMAFGSLVFVLLFIFVKRQIMRLAMKSRRGPHVPIGHNAPKELRQEIEAKLCQVQKIHFEPRLLSPEDERLKSATCEYQYRMRALDAIRETDFPFWELGGSSTAVTGKRFRTWLLQLKNSHCLFRDGQKGLIDMVLDGYNKARHGDKAFGEAELSKYQEALTELASVVKSQSRSGSNSSSTASQRHQIAAKDLTPPAEPVSSSPSSRAHLTSAAQQRIKRTRNLLELKNFKDKYNTLDSTL